Below is a window of Mycolicibacterium chitae DNA.
GTCCAGTGCAAACTCAGCGTCGCCCCGGCCACGGGAGTTCCTTGTGCGCGTTGCTCACTCACGTGCCCCACCATACGTCGGCGTCGTGGCCTCTCGTCCGCGATGAGTTTGTGCGGCGAACCCGGTCTGCATCGGTGACGGAAGTTCACGCGTGGATAACGACGATATGGAAAGGGCGATGTCGTGACAACGAAGTCCTCGAGGAGTGGGTACCTGCCGATCAACGGACTCCACCTGTACTACGAGGTGTACGGAGAACTGGGGACATCGACGCCGCCCCTGCTGTTGATTCCCGGCGCGTTCATGGCGACCGACTCGATGACGGCGTGGGTGGCGGCTTTCGAGGCATCGCGGCCTGTGATCATCTTCGATCAGCAGGGCCACGGCCGCACTGCGGATACCGCCCGTGCGATGTCCTACGAGCAGTTCGCCGACGACGCTGCGGCGCTGTTACGCGCACTGGAGGTGCCGCGCGCCGACGTGATGGGGTATTCGCAGGGCGGCGGGGTGGCACTGCAACTCGCTGTTCGGCACCCGGCGATGGTGAGCAAGTTGGTCTCGATGTCGGCGACCTTTCGTCAAGACGGCTGGCATCCCTCGGTTTACGAGTCCATCGCGAGCATGGGCGCCGATGCGTGGTCGGGCACCCCGGTCGAACAGGCATTCTTGGAGCACACGCCCGATCCCGCGGCGTTTGGCGCCTACCTCGAAAAGATGAAGGTGCTCAACATCGACGACCAGCACATCAGCGACGAGGAGATGCGGTCCATCCCGGCGAAGACCATGGTGATAATCGGCGACGCCGACGGCGTTCGTCTCGAGCACGCGCTGGCCATGTTCGAACTGCGCGGTGGCGGTGATGTGGACGCGGCCGCCACCGGCATGCTGCGCCGGTCCCCGCCCGCACGGTTGGTGGTGCTGCCGGCCATTTCCCACATCGGCCTGGCGGGGGAGTCCGAGGTCCTGGCCCCCATGGTCACTGCGTTTCTCGACGACGTGGCACCGACGACCCCGGAATTGTTCTGACCCGCGGGTCAACGCCCCGCGCCGCGGCCGGCCCTATCGATGCCCGAGGGCGTCCAGCGTGCGCCGAACCGTCTCCGCGATCGCCTCGTTGTAGGGCCCGGCCTCGGGCTGATCGTCGAGGGAGCGGGTCAGCACCACCAGGACGATTCGCTGCCCCTTCGGGCCGAGGAGCAGTCCGGCGTCGTTGGTGGTGCCGTAGTCGCCACCCCCGGTCTTGTCGGCGCTCGTCCAGCCCGCGGGCAGCCCGGCCCGAAATCGCTTGTCCGAGGTGATGTTCGCCTTCATCCAGGCCAGCAGTTGTTCGCGGGAGGCCTCGGCAAGGGCGGTGCCGGTCAGCACTTCGCGGTAGCCGAGCGCCAGGGCGCCCGGGGTGGTCGTGTCGCGAGGATCCCCGGGCAGCGCCGAGTTGAGTTCGGTTTCCCACCGGTCCAGCCGGGTGCGGTCATCGCCGACGCTGCGCGCGAACTCGGTGATCGCCGGCGGTCCGCCGATGGCCCGCAGCAGCAGATTGCCCGCGGTGTTGTCGGATTCCATCAGCGCCGCCGCGCACAGGTCGGCCAGCGACATCGACTGCCCGACCTTGGTTCCGGTCACCGGGGCGTGGGTGACGATGTCGGACTCGGTGATCGGTGTCTGCGTGTCGAGGTGCAGTCGGCCCTGTTCGGTCAGCTGCAACACGCGGGCTGCGGCGTAGGTCTTGAACGTCGAGCACATGGCGAACCGTTGATCGGCCCGGTGCGCCAACGATTTCCCGGAGGCGAGGTCGACGGCGGTCATGCCGATGCGGGCCCCGTACCGATCCTCGAGGCCGGCGAGGTCCAGCGGTCCGGTGGGCTGGGGGAGCGGAACGGCGCCTGCCTGGCGACAGCCCACCAACGCCGCGGCGGCCGCGAGCCCGATCAGGGCTTGGCGGCGAGTCAGGTGTGTGGTCATGCGAGGTACCCAAACACGGCGCCGGTGGCCTCGCCAGGTTCGCCGCGCGGTGTGGCCCATAGTGGTTGCGAATCGGCGCAGGCAGCGAGGGGTTGTTCCGCGGGCGCATCGCCACGGTCGTGTTGCCTCGCCCGTGCGCGTCGTGTTGATTGGACGGCGTGGATTTGATCCGGCATCTGCGGTACTTCGTGGCGGTGGCCGAGCATCGCCATTTCGGCAAGGCGGCCGACAGTCTCGGCATGACGCAGCCGCCGATCTCGCAGGGCTTGCGGCGCCTGGAGAACCACCTCGGGCTGCAGCTCGTCGAGCGCGGACCGGCCGGGGCCACGCTGACCGAGGCCGGTGCCGCGCTGCTGCCACGGGCACGGTTGATCGTCGACGACTCGACCCGGCTGCTGTCCGAGGCCGCGCAGCTCTTCGGTGGACTGCAGGGGGTGCGCTGGGGTGCGATCCCGCAGCTCGACGACGAGATCCTGGCGCGGTGCGTACGCGCGCTGCGGGGCGCGTCGGACTCGGCCGAGGTGCCGGTGGCGACCGTGACCAAGGGCACCGCGGCGCTGCTGGCCGATCTGCGCCGCGGCGACCTCGACATCGCGGTGGTGGCGCACCCCGCGGTGATCGCCGAGCTGAGCGCCGGACCGGTGCTCACCTTGGATCGAAAAGTGGTTCTGCCCATCGGTAGTCGTGCCGCGGAGGCGAAGAATCCGCGGGCGCAGATGCTGCGCGGGCTGGCGCTGGCCTGCGCGCCGCGCGGGGACAACCCGCCCGCCCATGATGTGCTGCTGGATGCCCTGCGGCGGCGCGGCCTCGACCCGGCGGTGCACCCGGCCTCGACCCATCGCGAGGTCAGTGCCGCGGTCGCGGCGGGGCAGTGCTTCGGCGTGGCGACGACGACGGCGGCGGTCCACGCCGGGACCGTGCACCGTCGCATGCTGGTCGAGGACGTGGCCCTGCGGGTGCGCATCGTTGCCGCTCCCGGCCGCGACCTCGCGGAGCTGATCTACGCGCTGGATCGGGAACTGTTGCGGGTCGGGCCATGACCGAGGTGGTCGACCGGATCAACGACGTCTTCGTCGACGCCGGCTGCCAGGGCTGGCTGCGGGCCCAGCCGATCGGGCGGGACGCTCCGGTGGTCGACGTCGGCGGGACGGAACCGGTGGTGGCCGCCTCGGTGTACAAGGTGATCGTGCTGGTGGCGCTGGCACGGGCCTTCGATGCCGGTCAGCTCGACCCCCGTGCCAGCGTCCGGGTGGTGCCGGCGGACTGCACACCCGGGCCCACCGGGCTGAGCCTGTTCAGCGATCCGGTGACGCTGTCGTGGTGGGATCTGGCGCGGCTGATGATCACGCTGTCGGACAATGCCGCCTCGGACGTGATCCTCGGCGCCCTCGGCCTGGCGGCGGTCGAGGCCGTGATCGAGGATCTCGGCCTCACCTGCACCCGAGTCGTCGGGGGCACCGCGGCCCTGCAGCGGCAGATCATCCACGATTCGGGGGCGCTGACGCTGCCCGAGGCCGTCGGACTGTTGGCCAGCAACAACACCATTCACGACAGCGCCGCGTTCGATCCGGCCTACACGACCGCCACCAGCGGGGCGGACATCATCGCGGTGCTCAACGGGATCTGGACCGGCACGGTCGCCACCCCGGACACCTGTTCGACCATGAGAGCCATTTTGGCCCAACAGATCTGGCCGCACCGGATCCGCTCGGGGTTCCCGTTCGCCGATGTGATGGTCGCCGGCAAGACCGGGACAATCGGGCCCATCCGCAACGAGGCGGCCGTGGTGGAGATGCCCGGCGAGACGCCCATCGCGGTCGCGGTCTTCACTCGGGCCGCCCGCTCGGATGTCTTCCTACCCGTCGTGGACGCCGCGATCGGCCGCGCCGCCCATCTCGCGGTCACCGAACTGCGGGCCTGGCTGGATTGAGGGTCAATCGCCCAGGGCCGCACAGACTTTCCGCAGCAGCCCGGCCAGTGTCTGGCGCTCGTCGTCGGTCAGTCCGGCGATCAGGCGTTGCTCGTCGGCGAGCCGGCGCGGCATCTGATCGTCGATGATGGCGCGCCCGGCGTCGGTCGGCGCCAGCAGGACGACGCGTCCGTCGCGCTCCGACTTCTGCCGGACCACCAGCTCCCGTTTGACCAGGGCGTCGGCGATCTTGGTGATCGAGGCCCCACTGAGCATGGTGGTCAGGACGACCTCGCTGGCGCGCAGCGGTCGCCCCGCCCGCACCAGCGCGCTGAGCACGGTGAACTCCGAACGGTTGATGCCGTGCCGCTCCAGGCTGACGTCGAGGCGATGATTGCAGATCGAGGAGATGCGATGCACCCGGCCCACCACGTCGATGGGGGAGGTGTCGAGGTGCGGACACGCCTCGGACCACTCCTGACGGACGCGGTCGACGGTGTCGGGAACGGGCGCCACGTCGGCGGTGCTGGTCATGCGGCAAGAATAGCCCTATTTACTTCATTAGTAAAATAGTGGTAAAGTATCGCCCAATGTTCGCGTCTACTCTCACTCGCCACCTCAGCCACGGTTTCTCCGCGCTGGGGCATGCCGTCACGCCGCGCGGTCTGCGCGGCGTCCTCGATGTCGACTTCGGGCGGGCCGGTCTGGCCGTGCCGTTGCGGGTCGGTGTCGCGGTCGCGGTGGTGTTCATCATCGGTGGGGTGACGGGCCAGCACGCCGTGGCCGGATTCGCGGCGCTGGGCGCTCTGATCTCCGCGTTCTGCCGCCCGGACCCGTACCCGGTGCGCGCCGGCCGCCTTGCCGTCCTGGGGACGGGCATCACCGCGTCGATCGGCATCGGCGCGGTCCTGGGCGCCACCGGCAGCAACGTATTCCTCGTGACCGCGGTGGTTTCCGTCCTGGCCGGCGCCGCGGCGTACTTGGTGTGGGCGCTGCACATCGTCGGCCCCGGCGCGGTGGTGTTCGTGTTCGGCGCCGCGGGCGCGCAGGTCTTCGCCAAGGATGCCGGCGATGTGGTTCTTTCGGTCGCGGTGACGGCTGGGGGAGCGCTGATCGGCATGCTTGCCGCGCTGGCGCCGTGGTTGTACGGGTTGGCGCGCGACCGGTTCACCCGCACACACCGCGTGGCCGAGTCCGGCGTGGCCCGGCGGGAGCCGATCTGGGTCACCCTGCGCCGCGCCCCGCACCGGTCCCTGTTCGCGCGGGGTGTGCGCATCACCATCGCGGGGGCGCTGGGTGCGGCCATCGCGATGGCGCTGGGCTTCGAACATCCGATGTGGGCCCTCATGGGTGCCGTGGCCGCGATGCAGGGCGTCGGCTATCACGTCACGGTGCACCGCGGTGTGCAGCGGTTGCTCGGCAACGTCGCCGGCGCGGTCCTGGCCGCGATCCTGCTCGCCCTGCCGCTGGGGTACTGGGGCGCGGTCGTCGCCATCGTCATCTTCCAAATCCTCGCCGAGATCGCCTCGACGGTGAACTACGCGCTGTGCTCGGTGGCAGTGACGCCGATGGCGTTGTTGCTGACCAGCCTTGGTGCGGGCCTGGCGCCGGCGGCCGCCATCGACCGGGTGCTCGACACCGCGGTGGGAATCGTGGTGGGCATCGTCGTCGCCGCGGTGACGATCACCGGGGTCGACGCCGAGGCCGTGGCGCGCAGGCCCGCTCAGTAGTCCCAGACCGTCGGCACGCAGCGGAACGCGTCGCCGGCGGTGGCCACCCGGCAGACCGACGGGAACGGCAGGTGCGTGGCCACCAACGACTCCCCGGAGGCCGCCACCTCCCGCAGCAACTCGACTCGCACGCGTGCCGACTCCGTCGGATCGTGCTCGAAACCGTTGTGCCACTCGGGATTCTCGAACCCCGGGGCGAACACCGCGTCACCGGCGAACGTCAGCGCCTCGCCGCCGGAGGCCACCCGCACGATGCTGTGACCCGGGGTGTGGCCGCCGGTGCGGCTGAGGAGCACGCCCGGGGCCACCTCGTACTCGGTCTCGAAAGTTCGTAGCAGGCCGTGGTATTCGTCCAGGAACTGCGCCGCGACGCGCCGAAGCACGTTCGGGATGGGCTGCGGCATGGTGGTGTCGGTGAAGTCGGGTGCCGTCCAGAACTCGGCCTCGGCGGCCGCGAGGTGCACCCGCAGGTCCGGCCGCAGCCGGTCCTTGACACCCTCGGTGAGCAGCCCGCCGACGTGGTCCATGTGCAGGTGGGTGAGCACCACATCCGTCACCGCCGCGAGGTCGATCCCGGCGGCCTCGAGCCGGTGCGCGGTCTGACCGGCGCGTGGGAAGTCCGGGAACTCCAGTCCCAGCCCGGCGTCGACGAGGATCGTGCGCTCTCCGCTGCGGACCACCACGACGTTCAGCGGCCAGTCGACCACCTCCGGCGGCAGGAAGTTGTCGCCGAGCCAGCCCGCCAGCTCGTTCGGCTCGACGTTGGTGGCCAACGTCGAGGCCGTGATCGGCAAGACTCCGTCGCTGATCACCAGCACCTCGATGTCCCCGACCTGTTGTGCATACCGCGACGGCACCAACTCGTCGATCCCGGGAATGCTGTCCACGCTCATGGTTGTGCTCCTCGCCTGCGCGCCCCGATCCGAGGCGTCGTGAAATGACTGTCATTGCGGTGGAACGCCCCGCACGGCGCAGACTCATCCGCCGCGGCGAAACTCCGGTGCGGAGGTGCACGCCCGACCCGTCATTGCTTCGGCTATCGTTCCGGGGCGACCAACATCTCAGGGAGGAAGATTCAATGGAGCCAGCGCAGGAACTGACAGCCCGCCAGAAGCTGAAGATGGGGGCTCAGGCTGCCGGTGCGTTCGCTCGTAACCCGAAGGCTTTGGTCGCTCTGGTGAAATATCAGCTCGCTCAACGCAAGCAGGCCAAGAACCCTGCCGCGCAGCCGGCCCCCGAGACCGCGCCCGAGGCTTAGCCCCGGACACGCTTCAGGCGAGCAACCGCCGCACCGACTCCGGCAGCGGCCCCGGCGTGGCCTCCAGCGGCTGACCGTAGGAGGGTGCGACGGGAATCACTCCCGTCCACCCGGGGTTCTCGGGCGGGCCGGGCGGACCGCTGCGCTGCTTGGCGATCCAGTTGTCCTCGGTGATGGCCAGTGCGAGCAGCAGCGTCTGCGCAATCTCCTTGGCGGTGTGGGGCGGGCACTCCGCCGACCGGCCGGGCAGCAGCGCATCGGTGAAGCTGTCGAGCGCGGACCCTGCGTCGTCCGCGCTCGCGGTCACACAGACGCCTCGGACCACCGCCGAGCGGTAGTTCGCCGAATGGTCGAACGCCCGGTCGGCGATCACCAGGCCGTCGAGCAGGAACGCGCTGACCGCCACCTTGGCGCCGGTCGCGGCGTGGCGCAGCGCGCCCGCGCCCGTCGACCCGTGCAGCAGAAGCTGGTCGCCGACGCGCGCCACCAGAATCGGTACCGACCAGGGTTCGTCGTCGACGACGGTCGCGAGCGTGGCGACCTGGCAGTGGTCGAACACCTCGTCGAGCAGGCGTCGGTCACCGCCGCGGTCGGGCTTGCGCGTCAGGGCACTCAGGTCGGCCATGTCGACAAGTCAACGCAGCCGACCCGTCGTCGGCAACTGAATTCAGCGGGTCAGTAGTTCTGGCAGCTGTAGGCCACCGAGTTGATCACCGAGGTGTAGCCGTCGAGCTGGGGGAAGCCGGCGATCTGGTTGAGCGCCGCGCGCCGCTCGTCCGGGCCGGAGTTCAGCAGGTTCTGGATCCAGCTGACGGCCATGGGGCTGGCTTCGAGTTCGGCGGCCACCTGCGGCGAGGTCGCGTGCAGCGCGCTGCTGACCTGCGGATAGGTACACGTCGAATTCACGATGGCTTCCACATCGGGCGCCGCCGACGCGACGGCCGCGCCGCCGAACAGGAACGCAGCGGCCGCAACACCGGTCGTGACGAAAAACTTGGTCTTCATATCTCCACCTTCTACAGCAGGGGTCAGACGCACCCGCGCACCGGGAAATGGTCGGCGAATACGCTAACAGCTCCGCTGGGCCCGAGGGTGCGCTCGCTACCGAGGCCCAGCACTGGTCGCACAGTAAGGCTTTCGACGGCGGCACGGAAAACGTTACGGGAGGCCGCGGCCGCCGGCGCGGCGCTCGAAAGGCGGGACCGTGCGCCGGGCCCTACGATGACCGCGTGGGCCAGATCCTCGCCGTGGCGCGCGACGCCACGCACCGTTTCAGCAAACCGACTCTCGACAGCATCACGCTGCTCGCGGGACTCGGGGTCGAGGGCGACGCGCATGCGGGGACCACGGTGAAGCACCGTTCGCGGGTGCGCCGCGACCCCACCCAGCCCAACCTGCGTCAGGTGCACCTGATCCACGCCGAACTCTTCGACTACGCCGCCGAGCATGGGTACCGGGTCAGTCCGGGCGATCTCGGCGAGAACGTCACCACGAGCGGCGTGGACCTGCTGGGCCTGTCGCGGGGCACGCGCCTGCAACTCGGCGACGAGGCCGTCGTCGAGGTGACCGGGCTGCGCAACCCGTGCAACCAGATCAACGGACTGCACGACGGGCTCATGCAGAAGTTCATCGAGGTGGATGCGACCGGCAAGACGGTGCGCCTTGCGGGCGTGATGTCGGTCGTGGTCGCGGGAGGCGTTGTGCGTCGCGGCGATTCGGTCCGGGTCCTGCCGGTCGACGGGGCTCACGTGCCGCTCGACGTGGTGTGAGCCGCGGTCACCGGTAACCGAGGCGGATGTCCTCGACGATGCGGGGCCGATCCAACGTAGAGGGCTCCAAGGTGCGCGGCGCCTGATCGTCCGCGAACACGGTGGCGGCGTCGAGCACCTGCTGGTCGAGGAATCGCAGTGCTGGGGCCTCCGCCGGCACGGTGGGCGTGGGCGGGTCGGCACCGCGTCGCGCCAGGACAAAACCCCAGTCACCGAAGGTGGGCACATGCACGTGGTACGGCGTCGCGGCGAAGCCGGCGGACTCGATCGTCGAGAACGTGCGCCAGTACGCCGTCGGCGTCGAGTACGGGCTGCCCGCCTGGACGACCAAGCGCCCGTTCGGGGCCAGCGCGCGCGTCACGAGCGCGTAGAACTCGGTCGAATACAGTCGGCCCAGGACGGGGGTGTCGGGATCCGGGAGGTCGACGATCACCGCGTCGAAGCCACCCGAGGGGTGCACGTCGGGGTGCGGGGCGCGCAGCCACGCCATCGCGTCGTCGACCACCACGTCGACCCGGGGATCCGCCAGCGCGTTGCCGTTGACCTCGCGCAGCGTGGTGCGCGCCAGGTCGATGACCGCCGGGTCGAGTTCGACCTGCACGATCCTGTCGATGCCGGGGAACCGGAGCAGTTCGCGCGCCGCCAGGCCGTCGCCCCCACCCAGCACGAGCACCGACCGCGGTGATTCGCTGAGCGCCGGATAGACCAGGCTTTCGGTGTAGCGGTGTTCGTCGCGGGTCGAGAACTGCAGTCCGCCATCGAGATACAGCCGCAGGTCGTCACCGCGGCGAGTCACCACGATCTCCTGATACGCGGAGCGCTCGTAGGCGACGATGGGGTCGGCGTAGAGCCGCTGTCGGGTCGTCGTCTCGAGGCCGTCGGCACGCACCAGCAGCGTTGCCAGCAGGCCCAGCGCCGCGGCGAGCACGCCCAGTGCCGCCGCCAGCTCGCGTGCACTGATGATGTGGCGCAGCAGGAAGACCGCCACGATGGCCGCGGCCACCAGGTTGATCATCCCGGTGACCGCGGCGCCGCGGATCATGCCGAGTTGCGGCAACAGGAGAAACGGCCAGAGCAGCCCGCCGATCAGCGCGCCGAGGTAATCGGCGGCGTTGAGGTTGGCGAGTACCCGGCCGGTGTCGGTGGCGCCGGCCGTGCGACCACGCTGCAGCAACGTCATGAGCAGGGGCACCTCGGCCCCGACCAGGCAGCCGATGACGGCGGTGCCCACGACCAGCACCCACAACGAACCACCGATGAACACGTAGGTGAGGTACAGCGCCGCCGCCGATAGGCCACCGATGACGCCGAGCAGGGTTTCGACGGCGATGAAGGTGATCGCCGCCCGGCCCAACAGTGGCTTGACGAGCAACGCGCCCACACCGAGGGCCGCGACGTAGCCGGCCACGATCAGCGAGGTGGCGACGATGCCGCCGCCGTGGATGTTCGCCGAGAGGGTCAGCAGCGCGAGTTCGTAGATCAGCCCGCATGCCGCGCAAGCCGCCACGGCCGCGAGCAGCAGGGCCCGCCAGCGCCTCGTCGGCTGGACCGGGTCGGCCGCGGCTTCCTGCTCGGTGCTCACCGACGAGCCTGGGTCACGACAGCGCGGCGGCGTTGACCGCGCCCACCGCGATCAGCGCCACCGCCGTGGCGATTGCCGCCGGATGGAGCCGCTCGTCGGTGATGAGGTCACGGAACCGGCCGGGTACGACGACTTCGAGCACCACCAGTGCGACACCCTGCAGGACGACGCCGACGATTCCGTACACGGCGGCGTCGACGAGTCCCTGGCCGAGATCACTCGAACTGGCGATGATGGCGGTGGCGACGACGAGGGCCAGCGCCACATACATTCCGGAGGCGACGGCGACCGCGTTCGGACGGCGCTCGACGAACACCAGCTGACGCAGATTGCCTGGCGTCAACACGTCGACCATCACGAAGCCGGCCACCAGCACACCGACGCCGACGAGGAAGTAGAGGACCGCCGCGACCACGTTCTGGGCGAGGTAATCACCGCTGATGGTGCCGAACTCGATGGCGGCGATGTGCATGGGATCTCCTTCGACTAGGTGGGTGTCCGGTGCGGGTGTCACTTTCCTCCGCCCGGGCCGCCCGGGCTACCGCCCGATCCGCCCGCAGGAGCACCTGGGTAGAAACCGGGGCCCAGGAAGATGAATGCGCCTCCGCTGTAGTTGCTGCCGCGGACGTCTTCGACCCGGATCGTGCACGGCCGGTCGTTGTCGGGGCCGACGATCACGATGTCGTCGTCGAAGCGCAGGTACTCGACGTCGCGATCGGTGGCCCTGGCCTCGGGGCGCTGATAGTCGGCGAGCCGGTCGGCCACTTCGCTGGGCGACCCGGTGCATTCGTAACTCGAGGCTTCGGCGCCATGCGAGTACGCGGGGTAATTCTCCGCCACGTGCGTTCGAATATCCTTGGCCGCCAGCGACATTCCCAACAGCAGGCAGACCAGGCCGCCGATCGCCAGCGCGCCGGCGAGGAGGTACAGGCCGCCCTTGCTCATGGCGCCCACCGGCTGGCGGTGTACACCACGGTGCCGCCGGCCCCGGGCTGTGGATACAGGTGCCAGGTTTGCCACCGCCAGCCCGCACCGTCCGGTTGGGCGCACAGCGCGGTGAGCGCCGCGTCGTCGCCGGGGAACGCGCCGCCGAGCCACTCGGGATCGCGCGCGCAGTACTCGCGCAGCTGCCTTGCGAGTTGGCGGAACGTCGGCTCATCCTGGGTACTCATGTGCGATTCGAGCTGGTAGCCGGGGGCTTCGGCGCGTTCCGGCAGGTCGCCGCCGTGGCGGTGGGCTGTGCAGGAAACCTGTTCGGAGAAGCAGGCTTTGGGGCTCTCCACCGTGACGACGTGGGACGCGCCCAGCACGCCGAGTTGCAACGCGCCACCGTCGGGGTGGCGGATGCGCCACGTTGCCAGCGTGGGTGGGGCGGGGGCGTTGAGTGCCAGCCCAAGGCCCGCGCCGCTGACGTCGGTCGGCGACACGGCGAGTTCGTGGAGCGGCAACAGCAATCCTAGGCGTCGGCGGGGGGTGCGGGGTAGACGGTCAGTTCACCGGGCGTCACCGCGCGGCCGAGCGACACCTCCCACGCCATTTCGGGGGCCCATCGCTCGAAGCCGAGGAACGTGGTCTGCGCGCCGTCGGCGTAGTCGACATAGTCCATGTCGCCGCCGGCCGGCAGGCCCGTCGTGCCTTCGGTGGTGTAGGAGGCCCGCCCGCGTTCGGTCTCGTTGAACGTCACGCCGTCGGCCGTATGGGTCCCGCCCGGTTGCAGTGCCAGATCCTTGCGTCGCGTCCACATCGCCAACTCGAGGCGGCCCTCATCTTCCTCGACACTGAACCAGATCGGTTCGCCGTCGCCGCCCTCCAACAGGTGCTCCCACCAGACGAACGGTCCCTCGCGCATCGTGACCGATCCGCGGACGACGTAATCGATGCCGCGGTAGCTGACGATGGCGCCGGGGCCCAGCTGGCGCGGCCCGAACGTCGGCATGGTGGCGAACTTCAACGGATCTTGGCGCTCGGCCCGCTGCCGAGGCTCGTGAGGACGCTGCCGCGCTTTGGCGAACACGACGATCGCGGCGATGAAGAAGCCGATAGCCAGCAGTATCAGCAGCGTTTCCACGCGGCCCCTTCCCTGCGGTGTGCCGGTGATGCGGTGGTTGGTCTAGTACCGACGGTAACAGCGCGCGTGGGGACTGCTGCAATCGTCGAGTCGGCTCTCTCGGACGCGGGGCGTGGCCGCTGGCCATGTTTGTCCGAATCGGTCTCCGGGCATGAACGGGGAGGGGATCATCGAAACCTCGGGATGGGGGGGACGGGTGGGCGGCAACGAACGGTCCGGTTGGGATCCGAAGTTCATCGAACAGGTCGGCAAGTGGGTCAGACCTGCCGTGCGGACGTGGTTCCGCGCCGAGGTGCGCGGCATCGAACGCATCCCGGCCGGCGGCCCGGTGTTGTTGGTGGCCAATCATTCGGGCGGCATGATCACCCCCGACGGCCTGGTGTTCGCACCCGCGTTCTACGGACATTTCGGCTACGACCGACCGTTGCACAGCCTCGCGCATTACGGCGTGGTGATGGGGCCGCTGTCGCTGGTGATGAATCG
It encodes the following:
- a CDS encoding polyamine aminopropyltransferase, yielding MSTEQEAAADPVQPTRRWRALLLAAVAACAACGLIYELALLTLSANIHGGGIVATSLIVAGYVAALGVGALLVKPLLGRAAITFIAVETLLGVIGGLSAAALYLTYVFIGGSLWVLVVGTAVIGCLVGAEVPLLMTLLQRGRTAGATDTGRVLANLNAADYLGALIGGLLWPFLLLPQLGMIRGAAVTGMINLVAAAIVAVFLLRHIISARELAAALGVLAAALGLLATLLVRADGLETTTRQRLYADPIVAYERSAYQEIVVTRRGDDLRLYLDGGLQFSTRDEHRYTESLVYPALSESPRSVLVLGGGDGLAARELLRFPGIDRIVQVELDPAVIDLARTTLREVNGNALADPRVDVVVDDAMAWLRAPHPDVHPSGGFDAVIVDLPDPDTPVLGRLYSTEFYALVTRALAPNGRLVVQAGSPYSTPTAYWRTFSTIESAGFAATPYHVHVPTFGDWGFVLARRGADPPTPTVPAEAPALRFLDQQVLDAATVFADDQAPRTLEPSTLDRPRIVEDIRLGYR
- a CDS encoding DUF350 domain-containing protein, whose protein sequence is MHIAAIEFGTISGDYLAQNVVAAVLYFLVGVGVLVAGFVMVDVLTPGNLRQLVFVERRPNAVAVASGMYVALALVVATAIIASSSDLGQGLVDAAVYGIVGVVLQGVALVVLEVVVPGRFRDLITDERLHPAAIATAVALIAVGAVNAAALS
- a CDS encoding DUF4247 domain-containing protein produces the protein MSKGGLYLLAGALAIGGLVCLLLGMSLAAKDIRTHVAENYPAYSHGAEASSYECTGSPSEVADRLADYQRPEARATDRDVEYLRFDDDIVIVGPDNDRPCTIRVEDVRGSNYSGGAFIFLGPGFYPGAPAGGSGGSPGGPGGGK
- a CDS encoding DUF2617 family protein is translated as MPLHELAVSPTDVSGAGLGLALNAPAPPTLATWRIRHPDGGALQLGVLGASHVVTVESPKACFSEQVSCTAHRHGGDLPERAEAPGYQLESHMSTQDEPTFRQLARQLREYCARDPEWLGGAFPGDDAALTALCAQPDGAGWRWQTWHLYPQPGAGGTVVYTASRWAP
- a CDS encoding DUF4178 domain-containing protein, which produces METLLILLAIGFFIAAIVVFAKARQRPHEPRQRAERQDPLKFATMPTFGPRQLGPGAIVSYRGIDYVVRGSVTMREGPFVWWEHLLEGGDGEPIWFSVEEDEGRLELAMWTRRKDLALQPGGTHTADGVTFNETERGRASYTTEGTTGLPAGGDMDYVDYADGAQTTFLGFERWAPEMAWEVSLGRAVTPGELTVYPAPPADA